A region of Massilia sp. WG5 DNA encodes the following proteins:
- a CDS encoding family 1 glycosylhydrolase gives MTLQPPPFMFASGIENSSPTIGHGKIRRDQMEECGHYRYFRTDFALAADLGIRTLRYGIPLHRSWLGPDRYDWTFADQAFAELRKLGIAPIADLCHFGVPDWIGNFQNPDFPELFARYAMEFTRRYAWIRLFTPVNEMYVCARFSALYGFWNEQLSDERAYVTAIKHLVKANQLAMHAIRSMQPDALFIQSESSEYFHASAPGAEPIAETRNLRRFLTLDLNYGRALEPALRTFVLDNGMSEDELRFFEAHALRRHCILGTDYYRSNEHHVDADGSMRPVDELLGYAVIAREYAERYRLPLMHTETNRDDGPQGLDACAWLERQWALLRGLMRAGVAVTGFTWYSITDQVDWDIELREQRGKVNPRGLFDLDRKIRPVGRAYGKLIADWSGRLACPVSL, from the coding sequence ATGACGCTGCAGCCGCCCCCGTTCATGTTCGCCAGCGGGATCGAGAACAGCAGCCCGACCATCGGCCACGGCAAGATCCGCCGCGACCAGATGGAGGAATGCGGCCATTACCGCTACTTCCGCACCGACTTCGCGCTGGCGGCCGATCTCGGCATCCGCACCCTGCGCTACGGCATCCCTCTGCACCGCAGCTGGCTGGGACCGGACCGCTACGACTGGACCTTCGCCGACCAGGCCTTCGCCGAACTGCGGAAACTCGGTATCGCGCCGATCGCCGACCTCTGCCACTTCGGCGTGCCGGACTGGATCGGCAACTTCCAGAATCCGGACTTTCCGGAACTGTTCGCGCGCTATGCCATGGAATTCACGCGGCGCTATGCCTGGATCCGCCTGTTCACCCCGGTCAACGAGATGTACGTCTGCGCCCGCTTTTCCGCCCTGTACGGCTTTTGGAACGAGCAGTTGAGCGACGAGCGCGCCTACGTTACCGCCATCAAGCACCTGGTCAAGGCCAACCAGCTGGCCATGCATGCGATTCGCAGCATGCAGCCGGACGCCCTGTTCATCCAGAGCGAATCGAGCGAATACTTCCACGCCAGCGCCCCCGGCGCCGAGCCGATCGCGGAAACGCGCAACCTGCGGCGCTTCCTGACGCTCGATCTCAACTATGGACGCGCGCTGGAACCCGCCTTGCGCACTTTTGTACTCGACAACGGCATGAGCGAGGACGAGCTGCGCTTCTTCGAGGCCCACGCCCTGCGCCGGCACTGCATCCTCGGCACCGACTACTACCGCTCGAACGAGCACCATGTGGACGCCGACGGCAGCATGCGTCCGGTCGACGAGCTGCTCGGCTATGCGGTGATCGCGCGGGAGTATGCGGAACGCTACCGCCTGCCCCTGATGCACACCGAGACCAACCGCGACGACGGCCCGCAGGGCCTTGATGCCTGCGCCTGGCTGGAGCGGCAATGGGCGCTGCTGCGCGGCCTGATGCGCGCCGGCGTCGCGGTGACCGGCTTTACCTGGTATTCGATCACCGACCAGGTCGACTGGGACATCGAACTGCGCGAACAGCGCGGCAAGGTCAACCCGCGCGGGCTGTTCGACCTGGACCGCAAGATCCGGCCGGTCGGCAGGGCCTACGGAAAATTAATTGCAGACTGGAGCGGGCGTCTTGCCTGCCCTGTTTCATTGTGA
- a CDS encoding alpha-hydroxy acid oxidase: MSKIASIFDLETLARERLPSVLFDYIHGGSEQQLTLQRNLDDLRALALRQHSLRNVARRDTVTTMAGDPARIPLAVGPTGLAGLMWPNGECEAARAAADYGVPYCLSTCSINSIEDVAEATGKPFWFQLYLMKDRRVNESLIRRALDANCSALVLTIDLHTQGKRWADEKEGLGVPPRLTPRNVLEMLTHPRWLAGMAGSKRHTFGNLEHEIKEGGSVGSLSKWIEAQFDPSFDLETVRWVRSAWPRKLILKGVMHPDDASSAVDIGADAIIVSNHGGRQLDSSPSSISVLPQIAESVGKRIEVLFDGGIRTGGDIVKALGLGAHACLSGRACLYGLAAKGRDGVHCALELFEQELQDCMMLAGLSSVSAVPPGVVTAQPPLGGRR, encoded by the coding sequence ATGAGCAAGATCGCCAGCATCTTCGACCTCGAAACCCTGGCCCGCGAGCGCCTGCCCTCGGTGCTGTTCGACTACATCCATGGCGGCAGCGAGCAGCAGCTCACCCTGCAGCGCAACCTGGACGACCTGCGCGCCCTGGCGCTGCGCCAGCACAGCCTGCGCAACGTCGCCCGGCGCGACACCGTCACCACCATGGCCGGCGATCCGGCGCGGATCCCGCTGGCGGTCGGGCCGACCGGCCTGGCCGGCCTGATGTGGCCGAACGGCGAGTGCGAGGCGGCGCGCGCGGCGGCCGACTACGGCGTGCCCTACTGCCTGTCGACCTGCTCGATCAACTCGATCGAGGACGTCGCCGAGGCGACCGGCAAGCCCTTCTGGTTCCAGCTCTACCTCATGAAGGACAGGAGGGTCAACGAAAGCCTGATCCGCCGCGCGCTGGACGCCAACTGTTCGGCGCTGGTGCTGACCATCGACCTGCACACCCAGGGCAAGCGCTGGGCCGACGAGAAGGAAGGCCTGGGCGTACCGCCGCGGCTGACGCCGAGGAACGTGCTCGAGATGCTGACCCACCCGCGCTGGCTGGCCGGCATGGCAGGTAGCAAGCGTCATACATTCGGCAACCTCGAGCACGAAATCAAGGAGGGCGGCTCGGTGGGATCGCTGTCGAAGTGGATCGAAGCGCAGTTCGATCCGAGCTTCGACCTCGAGACCGTGCGCTGGGTGCGGTCGGCGTGGCCGCGCAAGCTGATCCTGAAGGGCGTGATGCACCCGGACGACGCCAGCAGCGCCGTCGACATCGGCGCCGACGCCATCATCGTCTCGAACCACGGCGGGCGCCAGCTCGACAGCTCGCCGTCCTCGATCTCGGTGCTGCCGCAGATCGCGGAAAGCGTCGGCAAGCGCATCGAAGTCCTGTTCGACGGCGGCATCCGGACCGGCGGCGACATCGTCAAGGCGCTCGGCCTCGGGGCGCACGCCTGCCTGAGCGGGCGCGCCTGCCTGTACGGCCTGGCGGCGAAAGGCCGCGACGGCGTGCACTGCGCGCTCGAGCTGTTCGAGCAGGAGCTGCAGGACTGCATGATGCTGGCCGGCCTGTCCAGCGTGTCCGCGGTGCCGCCCGGCGTGGTCACCGCCCAGCCGCCCCTGGGAGGCCGGCGATGA